The DNA window GGATTCTGATTGAGGTGCCGACATGAATGCGGGAACCGGCGAACGACCATGGCGCGGTGTACTCGATTTCTGGTTTCCCGATGGGCGTTCCCTGCAGATCGCCGCATCCGCGCATCAGGACCACTGGTTCTGGCGGATGCAGGGCGGTGCGGACAGCGAGATCATCGCCCGTTTCTCCGACATCACGGCCCAGGCCGCCGCCGGCAATCTCGATCATTGGGCCGCCGATCCTGAAGGCAGGCTCGCGGTCATCATCCTGCTTGATCAGTTCTCACGCGCGCTTTGGCGCGGCAGTCCACGCGCCTTCGCGCAGGATCCGGCGGCACTGGCACTTTCGATGGAGGGGCTGGCGGACGGCCACTACGCCGCGCTGCCCGTGCCATGGTTCAGGATCGTTCACGGCCTGCCGCTCGGTCATTGCGAGGGACCGGATCACCTCGGACGCATCGACCTCCTCATAGGACTTCGTGAGGAAATCGTCGCGGAGGCGCCTGCGCGGCTTCAACCGATCTACCGGTCACTGGTGAAGCAGGCCGGCGATGTACGCAAGGTCATCGCCGCCTTCGGACGCCACCCCCATCGCAACAAGGTTCTCGACCGGGAAGCGACTCCTGCAGAAGAAGCTTACTTGACGGCAGGTGACTTTCCCCACGACAGGGCCTTTCAATGATGCGGTACTGACTTATCGAGCGGTGCCATTGCATCGCCTTAAGCCGAACCCGAGAAGACACTCTCGGCCGAGTTCAATGCCGCGTCGGATAAGGATTGACGTGCCGATCGATGAGAAATCGGTCGCTTTTGACTAATTCGAGCGTACCTCTGGCCAAGCGATACGCAACCCGTATGTCATGGGAGGGGCTAGCAGCGTAAATACGGCCGAGGGCTCGGTCAGCGACGAGATCATGTTCGGCGAGATTGCAGCCACTTCGCAAAACCTCTGGCAAGGAGACGGGACAATGGAACTGTTCGGACTGGCGCTTGCGCTTGGGACTATCGGCCTGGTTGCAGGCCTGGTGGGAGCGGTGATTGCAGCTTACGCGACCCGAAGCGAGACCTCGACACTTACAAGCTATGTACAACACTTCGCGGCCGGTCTGATCATTGCCGCGGCCACCCTCGACTTGATCCCGGAGGCGATTGAATTAGGCGGCGGGCTGTCGCTGATCATCGGCTTCGTGGTGGGCACTGCCTTCATGCTGATGATACGCGCGCTGCTCATCCGCTTCGGCCATAGTCATTCACCTGGTCGCGGACACGACCACTCGAGCCATGACCATTCGGGCCATAGCCACGCTCCTGTCCACGATGCAGCCCATGCCGGTGCCGATGCGAGCATCAACTTCAGACTGGTCACCGCCCTCGCGATCGTTGTCCTGATCGACGGCGCCATCATCGGGGTTGCCGTATCAGCCGGCGGGGCCGGCGCCCTTTTAATTGCGGTCGCACTGTCGATCGAGTTGCTCTTCGTCGCCGCCTCCACCGCCGGATCGACGCGCGCTGGTGGCGGTTCAATCGGCCGCTCGATCGGTGTCAGTGCCTTTGTCGCGATCATGATGCCCATCGGTGCCGTACTGGGCGCGCTGGTATTTGCAGGCGTCTCTGCCCCTATGCTGGTGATGGGTCTCGGATTCGGTGCCGCCGCGCTTCTGTTTACCGCAGTAGCGGAACTGCTGGTCGAGGCCTACGAAATCAAGGAGAGCACCGGAACGATCGCCATGGCAGCGGCCGGTTTCCTTCTC is part of the Paracoccus stylophorae genome and encodes:
- a CDS encoding DUF924 family protein; protein product: MNAGTGERPWRGVLDFWFPDGRSLQIAASAHQDHWFWRMQGGADSEIIARFSDITAQAAAGNLDHWAADPEGRLAVIILLDQFSRALWRGSPRAFAQDPAALALSMEGLADGHYAALPVPWFRIVHGLPLGHCEGPDHLGRIDLLIGLREEIVAEAPARLQPIYRSLVKQAGDVRKVIAAFGRHPHRNKVLDREATPAEEAYLTAGDFPHDRAFQ
- a CDS encoding ZIP family metal transporter produces the protein MELFGLALALGTIGLVAGLVGAVIAAYATRSETSTLTSYVQHFAAGLIIAAATLDLIPEAIELGGGLSLIIGFVVGTAFMLMIRALLIRFGHSHSPGRGHDHSSHDHSGHSHAPVHDAAHAGADASINFRLVTALAIVVLIDGAIIGVAVSAGGAGALLIAVALSIELLFVAASTAGSTRAGGGSIGRSIGVSAFVAIMMPIGAVLGALVFAGVSAPMLVMGLGFGAAALLFTAVAELLVEAYEIKESTGTIAMAAAGFLLFLILMMLM